In the genome of Chlamydia trachomatis A/HAR-13, one region contains:
- a CDS encoding insulinase family protein — protein MKTGDTYRNFVVKLSQDLPEIESKLIEVEHTPTGATIMMIVNDDDENVFNISFRTCPQDSSGVAHVLEHMALCGSESYPIRDPFFSMTRRSLNTFMNAFTGADFTCYPAASQIPEDFYNLLSVYIDAVFHPLLTENSFLQEAWRYERTEEGNLSYTGIVFNEMKGALMSGESRLSEAMNAALFPSVTYGVNSGGDPKAIVSLNLETVRAFYESQYTLSRCLFYFYGNIKPSRHLDFLEEKLLRRVGKVEKQSVTLPLQKRFKEPVRVIERYPSDGADEDKVLFGLAWLTCSIFDQQDLLALHVLDLVLMGTDAAPLKSRLLKSGLCKQVDMSIDSELHEIPVYIVCRGCSHSGSQKLESLILASLEEILQEGIPMHLVEGAVHQLELARKEIAGYSIPYGLSLFFRAGLLRQHGGKAEDGLRIHTLFANLRENIQKPDYLPRLVRKYFLDNPHYARVIFLPDSQLIAQENKEERNVLHTIQMQMSEEELERVEAVSKRLEAYQSQEEDLNKVLPLFALDKVPSLGKEFVLEKEVFAEGEVLHHDCFTNDIIFVELVFDLPALSAEELPWLRLLVFVLLQLGSGNRSYKEHLEFLLEHTGGVDVLYEFSSQATDTDRLSPSISIRGKALISKAEYLFQVIRETLTTVDFSDIARLKELLMQHAESLTNSVRNSPMGYAVSLACCNKSIAGGLAYQMAGLPYVKYIRELLSNFDSQAQEIIDRLQTLYKKCFVGRRQLVISSSKANYQVLHDQRFFGLLDERLEGGELWKNPVLDVVKDSRGIVIPARGAYNVLAFPLGSLAYDHPDAAVLSVAAEVLGNVILHTRIREQGGAYGSGASANLGRGAFYCYSYRDPEVATTYQVLLQGIRDMAAGDFSEEDVHEGILGVIQNLDDPISPGSRGSASYYRSRSGKVPFVRQAFRQAVLSTTKAQICEVVRNRLEGCLSEASFVSFAGEEMLQKSAKELNEAFQIEAAF, from the coding sequence ATGAAAACTGGGGATACCTATAGAAATTTTGTAGTCAAGTTGAGTCAGGATCTTCCCGAGATCGAGAGCAAGCTAATTGAAGTGGAACATACTCCGACCGGGGCAACGATCATGATGATCGTGAATGATGATGATGAAAATGTGTTCAATATTTCTTTTCGGACTTGCCCGCAAGATTCTAGTGGAGTGGCTCACGTACTCGAGCATATGGCCTTATGTGGGTCTGAGAGTTACCCAATTCGGGATCCTTTTTTCTCAATGACAAGACGTAGTTTAAATACCTTCATGAATGCGTTCACAGGGGCTGATTTCACTTGTTATCCTGCGGCTTCTCAGATACCAGAAGATTTTTATAATCTACTCAGTGTGTATATTGATGCCGTTTTCCATCCGTTGTTAACAGAGAACAGCTTTTTGCAAGAAGCTTGGAGATATGAACGGACAGAGGAAGGAAATCTCTCTTACACTGGGATCGTCTTCAATGAAATGAAAGGGGCTTTGATGTCGGGAGAATCTCGGCTCAGCGAAGCGATGAATGCCGCATTGTTCCCTTCGGTCACTTACGGTGTAAATTCGGGAGGAGATCCTAAAGCAATTGTTTCGCTGAATTTAGAAACGGTCCGCGCTTTTTATGAAAGTCAGTATACGCTCAGTCGTTGTCTTTTTTATTTTTATGGGAATATTAAACCTAGCCGTCATTTAGATTTCTTAGAGGAGAAATTGCTGAGACGTGTAGGGAAGGTAGAGAAGCAAAGTGTAACTCTTCCTCTGCAGAAACGTTTCAAAGAACCTGTACGTGTGATTGAAAGATATCCTTCCGATGGGGCAGATGAAGATAAGGTGCTTTTTGGATTAGCTTGGCTTACTTGTTCAATTTTTGATCAGCAAGATCTTCTTGCTTTACATGTTCTGGATCTAGTTTTAATGGGAACGGATGCAGCTCCTTTGAAATCTCGATTGCTGAAATCTGGATTATGTAAGCAAGTTGATATGAGTATTGACAGCGAACTTCATGAGATCCCTGTATATATCGTTTGTAGGGGATGTTCTCATTCAGGAAGTCAGAAACTGGAAAGTCTAATTTTAGCTAGTTTAGAGGAGATCCTTCAAGAGGGAATTCCGATGCATTTAGTTGAAGGAGCTGTGCATCAGCTAGAATTAGCAAGGAAGGAGATCGCAGGGTATTCTATTCCTTATGGATTATCATTGTTTTTCCGAGCAGGTCTACTAAGACAGCATGGAGGGAAAGCGGAGGATGGGTTAAGAATCCATACTTTGTTTGCTAACTTGCGAGAGAATATCCAAAAGCCAGATTATCTACCACGATTGGTGCGGAAGTATTTCTTAGATAACCCGCATTATGCTCGCGTCATCTTTCTCCCAGATTCTCAGTTGATTGCCCAAGAGAATAAAGAAGAACGTAATGTTCTACACACAATTCAAATGCAAATGAGTGAGGAAGAATTAGAGAGAGTAGAGGCAGTTTCTAAGCGTTTAGAAGCATATCAGTCGCAAGAAGAAGATTTGAATAAAGTGTTACCTCTATTTGCTTTGGACAAAGTTCCTTCCTTAGGGAAAGAGTTTGTGTTAGAGAAAGAAGTATTTGCAGAAGGTGAAGTTCTTCATCATGACTGTTTCACTAATGATATTATTTTTGTGGAACTCGTTTTTGATCTTCCAGCTCTTTCGGCGGAAGAATTGCCATGGTTACGCCTTCTCGTTTTTGTTCTGTTACAGTTGGGAAGTGGGAATCGCTCTTACAAAGAGCACTTGGAATTTCTTTTAGAGCATACTGGTGGAGTGGATGTCCTTTATGAGTTCTCTTCTCAAGCTACAGATACTGATCGACTCTCACCCTCGATCAGTATCCGTGGTAAGGCTTTGATCTCCAAAGCAGAGTATCTGTTCCAAGTCATAAGAGAAACTTTAACAACAGTAGATTTCTCGGATATTGCGAGACTCAAAGAGCTTTTAATGCAGCATGCAGAGTCTCTAACAAATAGCGTGAGAAATAGCCCAATGGGATATGCGGTTAGTTTGGCCTGCTGCAATAAATCTATTGCGGGAGGCTTAGCATATCAGATGGCAGGACTTCCTTATGTCAAGTATATCCGAGAGCTGCTCAGTAATTTTGACTCTCAAGCACAGGAAATTATAGATCGGTTGCAAACGCTTTATAAGAAGTGTTTTGTTGGAAGACGGCAGCTTGTCATCAGTAGTAGTAAAGCTAATTATCAAGTTCTACATGATCAGCGATTTTTTGGTTTATTAGATGAGAGATTAGAGGGTGGAGAGCTCTGGAAAAATCCTGTTCTTGATGTCGTGAAAGATTCTCGAGGCATTGTAATCCCCGCTCGAGGAGCTTACAATGTATTGGCATTTCCTCTAGGCTCACTTGCTTATGATCATCCAGATGCCGCAGTTCTTTCTGTTGCAGCAGAGGTTTTGGGGAATGTCATTTTACATACTAGAATTCGTGAGCAAGGAGGCGCTTACGGCTCTGGCGCTAGTGCAAACCTAGGGCGAGGTGCTTTTTATTGCTATAGCTACCGAGATCCGGAAGTGGCTACTACCTATCAGGTATTGCTCCAAGGAATTCGTGATATGGCTGCGGGAGATTTCTCAGAAGAGGATGTGCATGAAGGAATTCTTGGTGTTATTCAGAATTTAGATGATCCGATTTCTCCAGGAAGTCGTGGATCTGCATCCTACTATCGTTCGCGGAGCGGTAAGGTGCCTTTCGTTCGTCAAGCTTTCCGTCAGGCTGTGTTATCTACAACTAAAGCACAAATTTGTGAGGTTGTACGTAATCGTCTTGAAGGATGCCTTTCCGAAGCCTCATTTGTTTCTTTTGCTGGAGAAGAAATGCTACAGAAAAGCGCTAAAGAGCTTAATGAAGCATTCCAAATAGAGGCTGCATTTTAA
- a CDS encoding DNA recombination protein RmuC, with translation MGVFAISLLSQTVCLYFTFFSLGIALGVLFSFKIFTKKLSRQHEIIRDLEHSKAILQMSLDTRRSQEQLMEEFSHKLTSVSQAFARDMKTESQEFFSEKTQAITSVLAPVHNTLSAFKQDLENFETKQAEDRGALKEQLSQLLTAEQKLERETQALTNILKHPGSRGRWGEIQLERILEISGMLKYCDYSTQTVDSSESSSRADIVIRLPQNRSLVIDAKTPFSEEYLTDNHADPTDLVKKIKDHIKTLKTKSYWDKFEQSPEFVILFLPGESLFNDAIRCAPELMDYAGQSNVILSSPVTLMALLKTVTHVWKQENLQNQIREIGQLGKDLYQRMHKLFDHFHKVGKHLGQAVHSYNDMSSSLSARVLPILRTFDKLELSSSHNKIEALSQVSTLPHSPKVPCPENDLAECLSPEASYLKPPSSNQ, from the coding sequence ATGGGTGTCTTCGCTATTTCTTTGCTGTCGCAAACTGTGTGTCTATACTTTACATTCTTTTCATTAGGAATAGCGCTGGGAGTGCTCTTCTCCTTTAAAATTTTCACCAAAAAGCTATCCCGACAACACGAAATCATTCGTGATCTGGAGCATAGCAAGGCTATTCTACAAATGTCTTTAGATACTCGCCGAAGTCAAGAACAACTTATGGAGGAGTTCTCTCATAAACTGACTTCGGTATCCCAGGCGTTTGCTAGAGACATGAAGACAGAATCTCAAGAATTCTTTTCTGAGAAAACTCAAGCCATTACCTCTGTTCTTGCTCCGGTGCATAATACCTTATCTGCTTTCAAACAAGACTTAGAAAATTTTGAAACTAAGCAAGCCGAAGACCGTGGAGCTCTCAAAGAACAACTCTCTCAATTACTCACTGCAGAACAGAAGTTAGAGCGAGAAACACAGGCTCTTACCAATATTTTGAAACATCCTGGATCTCGTGGAAGATGGGGTGAAATTCAACTAGAGAGAATCCTTGAAATTTCCGGCATGTTGAAATACTGTGACTACAGCACGCAAACAGTAGACTCCAGTGAGTCTTCTTCTCGAGCAGACATTGTCATTCGTTTGCCGCAAAATCGCAGTCTAGTTATTGATGCTAAAACTCCATTTTCTGAAGAGTACCTTACGGATAATCACGCGGATCCTACTGACCTAGTAAAAAAAATAAAAGACCATATTAAAACTCTTAAAACCAAAAGCTATTGGGATAAGTTCGAGCAGTCCCCTGAATTTGTCATTCTCTTTCTTCCTGGAGAAAGTTTATTTAATGATGCTATTCGCTGTGCTCCTGAACTAATGGACTATGCAGGACAATCTAATGTGATTCTTTCCAGCCCTGTGACTTTAATGGCTTTATTAAAAACGGTCACACATGTTTGGAAACAAGAAAATTTACAAAATCAGATTCGAGAAATTGGACAACTAGGAAAAGACCTCTATCAAAGAATGCATAAACTGTTTGACCATTTCCATAAGGTAGGCAAACACTTAGGGCAAGCTGTTCATAGCTATAACGACATGTCTTCTAGTCTTTCTGCTAGAGTTCTCCCTATCCTCAGAACTTTTGACAAACTAGAGCTCTCTTCTTCCCACAATAAAATCGAAGCACTCTCTCAGGTAAGCACCCTACCTCATTCTCCGAAGGTTCCTTGTCCCGAAAACGATCTGGCAGAATGCTTATCCCCAGAGGCTTCTTATCTGAAGCCTCCTTCCTCAAACCAATAA
- a CDS encoding CDP-alcohol phosphatidyltransferase family protein has protein sequence MNRIEIDLRGKRRVVTPNAITAFGLCCGLFIIFKSVLKTSSSLELMHRLQGLSLLLISAMIADFSDGAVARIMKAESAFGAHFDSLSDAITFGIAPPLIAIKSLNGEYGGTFCSSFLLVTCIIYSLCGVLRLVRYNLFAATGEKATTFTGLPIPAAAACVVSLGVLLASDTLNSLPERARVLLVSLGLLLSGCLMISTWRFPGLKHFHFRVSSSLLVLGIGLVACLFFSGLVDHFTQVFFLVSWLYVLVVAPVFSFINKRSSS, from the coding sequence ATGAATCGAATTGAAATAGACCTTCGTGGTAAGCGCCGAGTTGTGACCCCTAATGCCATTACAGCTTTTGGTCTTTGCTGCGGACTCTTTATTATTTTCAAAAGCGTGTTGAAAACTTCCTCTTCACTAGAGCTCATGCACCGCTTACAGGGGCTCTCTCTACTCCTTATTAGCGCTATGATTGCAGATTTTTCGGATGGAGCTGTCGCACGAATTATGAAAGCGGAAAGTGCTTTCGGTGCTCACTTCGATTCTTTGTCTGACGCTATCACTTTTGGCATAGCGCCTCCTTTAATTGCGATTAAAAGCTTGAATGGAGAATACGGCGGAACCTTTTGTTCCTCTTTCCTCCTGGTGACTTGTATCATCTACTCTCTGTGTGGAGTACTCCGCTTAGTACGCTATAATCTCTTTGCCGCTACGGGAGAAAAAGCAACTACATTTACAGGACTTCCTATTCCTGCCGCTGCAGCATGTGTAGTCTCTTTAGGCGTGCTACTAGCCTCTGATACCTTGAACAGCCTTCCTGAACGAGCTCGGGTTCTTCTCGTCTCTCTCGGCCTATTACTCAGTGGCTGTTTAATGATTTCCACCTGGCGTTTCCCTGGATTAAAACACTTCCATTTTCGCGTTTCCTCATCGCTTTTAGTTCTGGGAATCGGGTTAGTGGCTTGTCTCTTCTTCTCGGGACTAGTGGACCATTTCACACAAGTATTTTTCCTTGTCTCTTGGTTATACGTGCTAGTTGTTGCTCCTGTTTTTTCCTTTATTAATAAAAGATCTTCTTCTTAG
- a CDS encoding ribonucleoside-diphosphate reductase subunit alpha: MVDLQEKQCTIVKRNGMFVPFDRNRIFQALEAAFRDTRRIDDHMPLPEDLESSIRSITHQVVKEVVQKITDGQVVTVERIQDMVESQLYVNGLQDVARDYIVYRDDRKAHRKKSWQSLSVVRRCGTVVHFNPMKISAALEKAFRATDKTEGMTPSSVREEINALTQNIVAEIEECCPQQDRRIDIEKIQDIVEQQLMVVGHYAVAKNYILYREARARVRDNREEDGSTEKTIAEEAVEVLSKDGSTYTMTHSQLLAHLARACSRFPETTDAALLTDMAFANFYSGIKESEVVLACIMAARANIEKEPDYAFVAAELLIDVVYKEALGKSKYAEDLEQAHRDHFKRYIAEGDTYRLNAELKHLFDLDALADAMDLSRDLQFSYMGIQNLYDRYFNHHEGCRLETPQIFWMRVAMGLALNEQDKTSWAITFYNLLSTFRYTPATPTLFNSGMRHSQLSSCYLSTVQDNLVNIYKVIADNAMLSKWAGGIGNDWTAIRATGALIKGTNGRSQGVIPFIKVTNDTAVAVNQGGKRKGAVCVYLEVWHLDYEDFLELRKNTGDERRRAHDVNIASWIPDLFFKRLQQKGTWTLFSPDDVPGLHDAYGEEFERLYEEYERKVDTGEIRLFKKVEAEDLWRKMLSMLFETGHPWMTFKDPSNIRSAQDHKGVVRCSNLCTEILLNCSETETAVCNLGSINLVQHIVGDGLDEEKLSETISIAVRMLDNVIDINFYPTKEAKEANFAHRAIGLGVMGFQDALYKLDISYASQEAVEFADYSSELISYYAIQASCLLAKERGTYSSYKGSKWDRGLLPIDTIQLLANYRGEANLQMDTSSRKDWEPIRSLVKEHGMRHCQLMAIAPTATISNIIGVTQSIEPTYKHLFVKSNLSGEFTIPNVYLIEKLKKLGIWDADMLDDLKYFDGSLLEIERIPDHLKHIFLTAFEIEPEWIIECASRRQKWIDMGQSLNLYLAQPDGKKLSNMYLTAWKKGLKTTYYLRSSSATTVEKSFVDINKRGIQPRWMKNKSASAGIIVERAKKAPVCSLEEGCEACQ, from the coding sequence ATGGTCGATCTACAAGAAAAGCAATGCACAATTGTTAAGCGCAATGGAATGTTTGTTCCTTTCGATCGGAACCGTATTTTTCAGGCTTTAGAAGCAGCTTTTCGAGACACTCGCAGAATTGATGATCATATGCCTTTGCCTGAAGATCTGGAAAGTTCCATACGCTCGATAACGCATCAGGTAGTTAAAGAAGTTGTGCAAAAGATTACAGATGGACAAGTGGTTACTGTAGAGCGTATCCAAGATATGGTTGAAAGCCAACTATATGTGAATGGTTTGCAAGATGTTGCTCGCGATTATATTGTCTATCGCGATGACCGTAAAGCGCATCGGAAAAAATCTTGGCAAAGCCTATCCGTTGTTCGTCGTTGTGGGACTGTTGTACACTTTAATCCTATGAAAATTTCCGCCGCTTTGGAAAAAGCTTTCCGAGCTACCGATAAGACTGAGGGGATGACTCCAAGTTCTGTGCGAGAGGAAATCAATGCTTTGACGCAAAACATTGTCGCGGAAATAGAAGAATGTTGTCCTCAACAGGATAGACGCATTGATATCGAGAAGATTCAAGATATTGTTGAACAGCAACTAATGGTTGTTGGGCATTATGCTGTTGCAAAGAACTATATTCTTTATCGAGAAGCTCGCGCTCGTGTTCGTGATAACAGAGAAGAGGACGGGAGTACAGAAAAGACTATAGCAGAAGAAGCTGTTGAGGTGCTCAGTAAAGACGGTTCTACCTATACAATGACGCATTCGCAGTTGTTGGCTCATTTAGCGCGCGCTTGTAGTCGTTTTCCAGAAACGACAGATGCGGCGCTGCTTACCGATATGGCTTTCGCAAATTTCTATTCCGGTATCAAAGAGTCTGAAGTAGTACTGGCCTGTATTATGGCGGCTCGTGCCAATATTGAAAAGGAGCCTGATTATGCCTTTGTTGCTGCAGAGCTCTTAATTGACGTTGTATATAAGGAAGCGTTAGGGAAATCGAAATATGCTGAGGATTTAGAACAAGCACATCGCGATCATTTCAAACGCTACATCGCAGAAGGGGATACCTATCGTCTGAATGCTGAACTGAAACATCTTTTTGATTTAGACGCGTTAGCCGATGCTATGGATCTATCTCGAGATCTACAGTTTTCTTACATGGGTATTCAAAATCTGTATGATCGTTATTTTAATCACCACGAAGGTTGCCGTTTAGAAACTCCCCAAATTTTTTGGATGCGCGTTGCTATGGGGTTGGCATTGAATGAGCAAGACAAGACTTCTTGGGCTATTACTTTTTATAATTTGCTTTCGACATTCCGATATACACCAGCTACGCCAACCTTGTTCAATTCAGGTATGCGGCATTCTCAGTTAAGCTCTTGCTATCTTTCCACTGTACAAGATAATTTGGTCAATATCTATAAGGTCATTGCTGATAACGCTATGCTATCTAAGTGGGCAGGAGGGATAGGTAATGATTGGACGGCGATTCGTGCAACAGGGGCTTTAATTAAAGGAACCAATGGAAGAAGTCAGGGAGTAATTCCTTTTATTAAGGTGACAAATGATACAGCAGTCGCAGTGAATCAAGGTGGTAAACGCAAGGGAGCTGTATGCGTCTATTTAGAAGTTTGGCACCTCGACTACGAAGATTTCCTTGAATTGAGAAAGAATACAGGGGATGAGCGTCGACGGGCTCATGATGTCAATATAGCTAGCTGGATTCCAGATCTTTTCTTCAAACGTTTACAGCAAAAAGGGACATGGACTCTATTCAGCCCAGATGATGTTCCGGGATTACACGATGCTTATGGGGAAGAATTTGAGCGTTTGTACGAAGAATATGAGCGGAAGGTTGATACCGGAGAGATTCGGTTATTCAAGAAGGTAGAAGCTGAAGATCTGTGGAGAAAAATGCTCAGCATGCTTTTTGAAACGGGACACCCATGGATGACTTTTAAAGATCCATCCAACATCCGTTCGGCTCAAGATCATAAAGGCGTGGTGCGTTGTTCCAATCTGTGTACGGAGATTTTGTTAAACTGCTCGGAGACAGAAACTGCTGTTTGTAATTTAGGATCGATTAACTTAGTTCAACATATCGTAGGGGATGGGTTAGATGAGGAAAAACTCTCTGAGACGATCTCTATAGCAGTCCGTATGTTGGATAACGTGATTGATATTAACTTTTATCCAACAAAGGAAGCTAAAGAGGCGAACTTTGCTCACCGCGCTATTGGATTAGGGGTGATGGGATTCCAAGATGCCTTGTATAAGCTAGATATAAGCTATGCTTCGCAAGAAGCTGTAGAATTTGCTGACTACAGTTCAGAGTTGATTTCTTACTATGCGATTCAAGCTTCTTGTCTGCTCGCTAAAGAACGAGGCACTTACAGCTCTTATAAAGGATCGAAATGGGATAGAGGTTTGCTCCCTATTGATACGATTCAGTTGTTAGCGAACTATCGAGGAGAAGCAAATCTCCAGATGGATACGTCATCAAGAAAAGATTGGGAACCTATCCGTAGTTTGGTTAAAGAGCATGGTATGCGACATTGTCAGCTTATGGCTATAGCTCCGACAGCGACGATCTCCAACATTATAGGAGTAACTCAATCTATTGAGCCAACGTACAAACATTTGTTTGTGAAGTCTAATTTGTCCGGAGAATTCACGATTCCAAATGTGTATTTAATTGAGAAGTTGAAGAAATTAGGTATCTGGGATGCTGATATGTTAGATGACCTGAAATATTTTGATGGGTCTTTATTGGAAATCGAGCGTATACCAGATCACTTAAAACATATTTTCTTGACAGCTTTTGAGATTGAACCAGAATGGATTATCGAATGCGCGTCTCGAAGACAAAAATGGATTGATATGGGGCAATCCCTCAACCTTTATCTTGCCCAGCCAGACGGGAAAAAACTGTCGAATATGTATTTAACGGCTTGGAAAAAAGGTTTGAAAACTACGTATTATCTGAGATCTTCATCAGCAACGACCGTTGAAAAATCTTTTGTAGATATTAATAAGAGAGGAATTCAGCCTCGTTGGATGAAGAATAAGTCTGCTTCGGCAGGAATTATTGTTGAAAGAGCGAAGAAAGCACCTGTCTGTTCTTTGGAAGAAGGGTGTGAAGCATGTCAGTAA
- a CDS encoding ribonucleotide-diphosphate reductase subunit beta, giving the protein MQADILDGKQKRVNLNSKRLVNCNQVDVNQLVPIKYKWAWEHYLNGCANNWLPTEIPMGKDIELWKSDRLSEDERRVILLNLGFFSTAESLVGNNIVLAIFKHVTNPEARQYLLRQAFEEAVHTHTFLYICESLGLDEKEIFNAYNERAAIKAKDDFQMEITGKVLDPNFRTDSVEGLQEFVKNLVGYYIIMEGIFFYSGFVMILSFHRQNKMIGIGEQYQYILRDETIHLNFGIDLINGIKEENPGIWTPELQQEIVELIKRAVDLEIEYAQDCLPRGILGLRASMFIDYVQHIADRRLERIGLKPIYHTKNPFPWMSETIDLNKEKNFFETRVIEYQHAASLTW; this is encoded by the coding sequence ATGCAAGCAGATATTTTAGATGGAAAACAGAAACGCGTTAATCTAAATAGTAAGCGTCTAGTGAACTGCAACCAGGTCGATGTCAACCAACTTGTTCCTATTAAGTACAAATGGGCTTGGGAACATTATTTGAATGGCTGCGCAAATAACTGGCTCCCTACAGAGATCCCCATGGGGAAAGACATCGAATTATGGAAGTCGGATCGTCTTTCTGAAGATGAGCGGCGAGTCATTCTTTTGAATTTAGGTTTTTTCAGCACCGCAGAGAGCTTGGTTGGGAATAATATTGTTCTAGCAATTTTTAAACATGTAACTAATCCGGAAGCGAGACAATATCTTTTAAGACAAGCTTTTGAAGAAGCGGTTCACACGCACACATTTTTGTATATTTGTGAGTCACTCGGATTAGACGAGAAAGAAATTTTCAATGCCTATAACGAGCGTGCTGCGATTAAGGCCAAAGATGATTTCCAGATGGAAATCACTGGCAAGGTATTGGATCCTAATTTTCGCACGGACTCTGTTGAGGGTCTACAGGAGTTTGTTAAAAACTTAGTAGGATACTACATCATTATGGAAGGGATTTTCTTCTATAGTGGGTTTGTGATGATCCTTTCCTTCCACAGACAAAATAAGATGATTGGTATTGGAGAACAATATCAATACATCTTAAGAGATGAGACAATCCACTTGAACTTTGGTATTGATTTGATCAACGGGATAAAAGAAGAGAACCCGGGGATTTGGACTCCAGAGTTACAGCAAGAAATTGTCGAATTAATTAAGCGAGCTGTCGATTTAGAAATTGAGTATGCGCAAGACTGTCTCCCTAGAGGGATTTTGGGATTGAGAGCTTCGATGTTCATCGATTATGTGCAGCATATTGCAGACCGTCGTTTGGAAAGAATCGGATTAAAACCTATTTATCATACGAAAAACCCATTCCCTTGGATGAGCGAAACAATAGACCTTAATAAAGAGAAAAACTTCTTTGAAACAAGGGTTATAGAATATCAACATGCAGCAAGCTTAACTTGGTAG
- a CDS encoding tRNA (guanosine(46)-N7)-methyltransferase TrmB codes for MKPQDLKLPYFWEERSPQIANHVFYVPNYYSRYEEFVMPTWQELFANNGPICCELCSGNGDWVVEQALKDASVNWIAVEKRFDRVRKIWSKMGNYRVNNLLIVCGEAQTFFSHYVSDASFQKIVVNFPDPWPKFRHRKHRLFQDLFVQDMMRTLVVGGQLTLATDDYNYLVNAITVMLKYLSPGLKSPHYINVKDNYGGSWFENLWRSKGQEIFCTEFIKRVGI; via the coding sequence GTGAAACCACAAGATTTGAAACTTCCCTATTTTTGGGAAGAACGCTCTCCTCAAATAGCAAACCATGTATTTTATGTACCCAATTACTATTCTCGATACGAAGAGTTTGTAATGCCTACTTGGCAAGAGTTATTTGCTAATAATGGCCCTATTTGTTGTGAGTTATGCTCAGGGAATGGGGATTGGGTAGTGGAACAAGCATTAAAAGATGCTTCCGTTAATTGGATTGCTGTTGAAAAACGTTTTGATCGGGTCCGTAAGATTTGGTCGAAAATGGGTAATTATCGCGTGAATAATCTGCTTATTGTCTGTGGAGAAGCTCAAACCTTTTTTTCCCATTATGTATCAGATGCATCGTTTCAAAAAATTGTAGTCAATTTTCCAGATCCTTGGCCTAAGTTTCGGCATCGGAAACATCGGCTATTTCAAGATCTTTTCGTTCAAGACATGATGCGTACTCTAGTAGTTGGTGGGCAATTAACTCTTGCAACAGACGATTATAACTATCTGGTAAATGCGATTACAGTGATGTTGAAGTACCTTTCTCCAGGTCTAAAAAGCCCTCATTACATCAATGTCAAAGACAATTACGGAGGATCCTGGTTCGAAAATTTATGGAGATCTAAAGGACAGGAGATTTTCTGTACGGAATTCATCAAGAGAGTTGGGATATAG
- a CDS encoding class I SAM-dependent methyltransferase — MMLTGIDILFSNIIKLSHSIFRQVVEPGDTIVDATCGNGKDALFLAQLLRGKGHLVVYDIQQEALDRATANFQSGLLAEERAIIEMKLCSHEYLQEQGAKLFHYNLGYLPSGDKQITTCSESTVTSIYKALELVAPSGIVSVVCYPGHQEGAAELCCVEQVAADLDPSMWEVCTHYSVNRRNAPRLFLFRRRQG; from the coding sequence ATGATGTTAACAGGGATAGATATACTTTTTAGTAACATAATCAAGCTGTCTCATTCTATTTTTCGACAGGTGGTTGAGCCAGGAGATACTATTGTTGATGCAACCTGTGGAAATGGTAAAGATGCTTTGTTCTTGGCTCAGTTATTACGAGGGAAAGGTCATTTGGTTGTTTACGATATTCAACAAGAGGCTTTGGATCGAGCAACCGCTAACTTTCAAAGCGGGTTATTAGCTGAGGAACGAGCGATTATTGAGATGAAGCTCTGTTCACATGAATATCTTCAAGAGCAGGGAGCTAAGCTCTTTCATTATAATTTAGGATATTTGCCTAGCGGAGATAAGCAGATTACTACATGTAGCGAGTCCACAGTTACCAGTATCTACAAAGCATTAGAATTAGTCGCTCCTTCAGGAATAGTCAGTGTTGTTTGTTATCCTGGGCATCAAGAAGGAGCCGCAGAGTTATGTTGTGTGGAGCAAGTGGCTGCGGATCTAGATCCAAGTATGTGGGAAGTATGCACCCACTATTCTGTAAATAGAAGGAATGCTCCTAGGTTATTTCTTTTTCGCAGACGACAAGGCTAG